GTATTTTTAATAATAAGCTTGTCACACTTAGTTTTAAGTATTTCTGCTATTTTGTCAAATGATTCCGAGTTTTGAGTTGTCTGAGCCACAAGAGCATAGCAGTTTTCGTCGGGCAGAACGCTTGCCTCCCCGACATCAGAGACGATAACATATCTGGAATCAATAAAGCTGACAATGCTTTTCACTTCCGGATGATTCTTCTCACCGTAGACAACAACGACAGCACCTTCGTTACCAAGTTTTTTTGCACTGTTCTGAGCTTTTTTTACAAAAGGGCAGGTGGCATCCACGACATTGACTTTACGGCTGGCAAGAGTGGCGTAGGTTTCTTTTGTAACACCGTGGGATCTGACCACGACTGTATTGTCTTCGTTGACCTCTTCAGGGTTATAGCACACTCCGATACCGTTTTCGGCAAATTTACTTACTATCTGCGGATTATGGATGATGGGCCCCAGGGTATAGACTCCGGTAAACTGTTTAGACGTGTCTTCAACGAGACTGACTGCTCTTTCCACTCCGAAACAGAACCCGGCGTGGTCAGCTATGAAAATTTCCACTATTGCTCCTGCCATAAAAATATGGGCAACCGAATTGTTTTAGAAGAGATTATGTGACATAATTTCCACCGCCCCTCTTCAGGCAGGACTATTCACCTGCGTTCAGGCATAAAGTTTCCGCAGAGCATAAAACAGCACTGCTGTAACTTAAAGCAATCAGAACCTGAGCGGTTAGAACAAATCAGTTAGTTGTCTTAGCGGCTATTATTGATATAACTTCTTCTATTGTCAAGTGGGTTGTGTCGATTTCAATGGCATCGTCAGCTTTTTTGAGGGGTGCGTGCTCTCTTTCGGAGTCCTTGCGGTCTCTTTCGTCTATTTCACGCACAAGTTCATTTATGCTCATTTCGATACCTTGCGCTTCATAATCTTTCATCCTGCGTTTTGCACGTTCGAGAGAAGAAGCAGAGAGGTAAAATTTATAATCAGCATTGGGAAAGACGCAGGTTCCTATGTCTCTGCCGTCCATAATAACGGAATCTGTTTCTGACATTTGCCGGAGCTGGTTTGTGACGGCTTCTCTTATCTCCGGCATGGCGGCGACGCTGCTTACAGCTTCCGCAACCTGCGGTGTACGGATCTTTCCGCTTACATTTTCTGTTTTGTCATTTATGGTGAGGTTAAGGGAGCCGTCTTTGCTGAACGCCATTTTCGCATTGCGCACAGTTCGGATCAGCTCTTCATCTGACATCTTATGTGTCAGTTTTATGTATGCACAGGTTCTGTAGAGAGCACCGGAATCAAGGAAAGTAATGCCGAGTCTTTTGGCTACTTCTTTGCTGACTGTGCTTTTTCCGCTTCCTGCGGGGCCGTCCACTGCGATTATCATTTACTGCTCCAGGCTTTCAAATGTTTCTATGAAGGTCGGGAATGATACATCCACACACTGCATATCGTCAACAGTGATGTTCCCGCCAAATCTTTTCGCAAGCATGATTGCTATCATAGCCATTCTGTGGTCATCGAAAGCCTTAAGCTCTGCTTTGTCATTTACTGATTTGATAGGGTAAACTTTCATGCCGTCTTCGTATTCTTCAACCTCTGCGCCAAGCTGGCGAAGGTTGTATAATGTTGCCTCTATCCTGTCTGACTCCTTAACGCGGAGTTCTTTTGCATTTCTTATCGTAACCGGAGAGTTAGCGAACAGTCCGAGCGTTGCCACCATAGGCAGTTCGTCTATCATATTTGCGACTATGTCGCCGTCTATGGTGCATCCTTCAAAGGACTGGGATTTGATGCAGATATCGCCGAGTTTCTCTGCCCCGCCACGTTCACTGTCTATTTCGTATTTTACACCCATTTGTGTGAGAACATTCAGCATCCCGCTCCTTGTAGGGTTAAGACCGACATTTTCAAGTATCAGCTCAGAGTTGTCGAACATTAAAGTTCCACCTAGGAAAAAAGCAGCGGATGAAAAATCTCCAGGAACGACGACATCAATGCTGCGAAGGTCAGCAGCCCCTTCAACAGATATCTTAAGACCATCAACAGTAAGATTTGCACCGAGTGCAGAGAGCATTATTTCTGTATGGTTTCTGGTGACAGCCTTCTCCGTATATGTTGTAACCCCTTCTGTCTGCACACCAGCAAGCAGGATTGCACTTTTTACCTGTGCACTTTTTGTTGAGGCTGTAAGTTCAACAGGGTTTGTTACAGACGGGAGGATAGTGAGGGGGAGTTTGCTCCCGTTGTCTCTGGCCGCAAATTTCGCACCCATCTCTGTCAGGGGGAGTATGACCCTGTCCATGGGGCGTTTACGCATAGAGTTGTCTCCGGTGAGCACGTAATATTTATTAGTAGGGGCGAAAACACCAGTGAGGAGTCTCGCTGAGGTACCGGAGTTCATACAGTCGATAACATCTGACGGTTCTTTGAAATTCTGATATCCGTCTGATGTAATTACGAAACCATTAACAGTCTCTTCGAACTGAACTCCGACAGCCCGCATGGCAGCCATTGTTGCTTTCGTGTCTGCTGAAAGAAGCGGATCTATGACGCGCCCACGCCCTTTTGCCATGGAGAGGAGCATGAACGATCTGTGACTGATGGATTTATCAGAAGGGACTCTGACAGTCCCCTTTATGCTTTTAACTTTTTTAAATTTCTTCATGAAAGTCTTCTCCTGAGTTCTGCTGCATGCTCTATCATCTGGTACATTGCTTTTTCGTCCGAGTTCTGTATGGCATTTTTCCAGCGTTCCATCTCTGCAATGTAGCTGTCTATGAGATCGATCATGTTTTTGTCGTTTTCAAGAAAGATGTCTGTCCACATCCTCGGGTCGCTTGCGGCTATCCGTGAGAAATCCTTAAAACCAGCGCCGGTATAGTTGAGAGCGTCTATGTCTACAGCGGAGACTGTCTGAACCATAGCGAAGGCTGTTATGTGAGGCAGATGGCTCACCAGACCAAATGTTCTGTCGTGTTGTTCCGGTTCCATTATGGTTACTTTCATTCCGGCAGCTTCATGAAGTTCCCGCAGAGCCTGCGTGTCGAACTCCGGTGAAAGAGGTGTTAATATGTGGTATGCACCTTTGAAAAGTCCGGCTTCTGCGTTAGTAAAACCAGACACCTCTTTGCCTGCGATCGGGTGACCTCCGCAGAAGGTTATTCCCGCCTGTTTTGCTGCACCTGCGACATCAGCTTTGGTGCTGCTGGCATCGGTAACGGGCTTTGTGAACTTTCTTCTGCCAAGTTCTGTTATAAACTCACATGCCGACCTAACAGGCAGGCATATGTATAGCAGGTCGAAATCCAGAGACAAGAGCTCGTCTATATCGTCTGTGGCATATTCGAAAAGCCCGGTTTTAACAGCCTTTGCGAGAGTGTCAGTATTCAGGTCATATGCAGAGAGCTTGACGCCTCTTTCGGCGAAAGAGAGGGCGAGTGAACCGCCTATCAGTCCCAGCCCTGCAAATGCTATATGTTTGAACATCATTTGTTCAGAGTCTTACCTATGGTTTGTGCGATAATGTCTATACGCTTCATAAGGATGTCGAAATCATCAGGAAGTATGGACTGATCACCGTCACTCATAGCCTCTTCGGGGCAGTTGTGTACTTCTACGATAATACCGTCAGCGCCAGCGGCAACAGCCGCCTGTGACATCGGCAGAATACAGTCTCTGCGTCCTGTGCCGTGGCTTGGGTCTGCAACTACTGGGAGGTGGGTCAGGCTTTTCAGAACAGGTATGGCGGACAGGTCGAGAGTGTTTCTTGTCTCTGTCTCGAATGTTCTGATACCCCTTTCACAAAGTATAATTTCGTTATTTCCGCCTGCTGCCACATACTCAGCAGCCATAAGCAGTTCTTTCATTGTGGCGCAGAGTCCGCGTTTCAGCATGACAGGTTTTCTGAGTTCGCCAAGATCACGCAGAAGTCTGAAGTTCTGCATGTTTCTTGCACCTATCTGTATAATGTCGGTGTATTTACATATAAGGTCTATGTCTCTCGGATCCATAAGCTCAGTTATGACGAGCATTCCGTGAGCATCAGCAGCCTCACGCAGATATTTAAGCCCTTCTTCTCCGAGTCCCTGAAAGGCGTATGGAGATGTTCTAGGTTTGAAAGCTCCGCCGCGGAGTATCTTTGCTCCCGCTTTGCTGGCACGCCCTGCTATTTCAAATAACATGTCCCGACCTTCAACAGAGCACGGACCAGCCATTACTACAACGTTACCACCGCCCAGTTTGATGCCTTTGACATCTATTACTGTGTCTTCCTTGCGGAAGTCTTTACTCACGAGCTTATAAGGTTTGACGATAGGGACGACCTTTTCCACGCCGGGGAAAGATGATAGTGGCTTGTCTCGCAGAGTTGATTCGTCACCGATAGCGCCCATGATAGTTGTTTCCACACCCTCAGACAGGTGTACTTTAAAACCATAGCTCTCCAGTTTTTTCTGGACGTTTGCGATATTTTCTTTCTCTGTACCTTTTTTAAATACAATAATCATTTAGTGATCCTTAAATTGCCCGCCTGAAAAAGCAGGATTCTGATGCCCTTAGAGGACTTCTTTCAGTTTTTCAATAAATATTGCGTTCTCTTCCATTGTTCCGATTGAAACACGGATCCACTCAGCGAGTCCTGAGCCGAAGAAACGTACAATTACTCCCTGTTTAAGAAGGTTGTCAAATACCTTTTCGCCGTTGCCGACATTAACAAGGATGAAATTTGCCTGAGTAGGCACATACTTAAGACCGAGCTTTTCGAATTCGCTGTAGAGGAATTCTTTTCCTCTCTGGTTTTCTGCAAGAACAGCTTTCAGGTGAGTTTGGTCTTTTATAGCAGCTTCGGCAGCGACCTGCGCAGCCATATTAGTATTAAAAGGCTGGCGAACACGGTTCATCATGTCGATAGCCTCTTCACAGGCTATTACAAACCCTGCACGCAGAGCTGCCAGCCCGTATGCTTTGGAGAATGTTCTCATGAGGAACATGTTTTTATATTTGTCCAGCATCTTCAGAGTGTCAGGGAAATCAGGTGCATCGGCGTATTCGATATATGCCTCATCCATGACAACTATTACATCCTCAGGAACTTTCTGCATAAATGCCTCAAGCTCTTCCGCAGTGAAATATTCGCCTGTGGGGTTGTTAGGATTAGCGAGGAATACCATGCGTGTTTTATCAGTTATGGCGTTAGCCAGAGCCTCAAAGTCGCATTTGAATGCATCATTAACAGGAACCCATTTGCAGGATTTACCCGCTGCCTGGGATATTATCCCATAGACAGAGAAAGATGGCGAAGGGCTGAGAACACATTCGTCTTCTGCTAGAAATGTGCGTATAGCAAGTTCTATTATTTCGTTAGAGCCTGTGCCGAAAAGGAGTCTGTCGCCGGATATGCCGTAGTGCTCGGAAACAGCTTTACGAAGATAAAATGCGTCACCCAGAGGGTATCTGGATATCTCCGGCATAAATTCGTTAAGCGCTGCGATAACCTTTGGCGAACAGCCGAGAGGGTTTTCGTTGGATGCGAGTTTTACAGAGTTCGTAACTCCCAGTTCACGTTCCAGCTCTTTTACCGGTTTACCTGGTTTGTAAGGTGTCAACGCTGAAATACTTTGACCTGCGAGTTTAGAGTAATCTATCATTTTTCCCCCTTAGGATATGAACCGAGAACTTTAACAAATGCAGTATGCTCTATCAGTTCGTTCAGGGCTTCTGCAATCGGTTCGTCGTCTTTATGTCCGTCCAGATCAACGAAAAACACGTATTCCCACGCTTTTTGACGTGATGGACGGGATTCTATTTTAGTCATATTAATATTTTTTCTGGCAAATATAGAAAGAACTTCGTAAAGAGAGCCGGCTTTATGGGCGGCAGCAAATACTATAGATGTTTTGTCGTTGCCGGTGGGAAGAGGTTCAAAGTCTCCTATAATAAGGAAACGTGTGTAATTGCTGGAGTTGTCCTCTATGCTTCTTTCCACAAAGCGCAGCGAGTATTTAAGCACTGCCATTTCGCTTGCGATAGCTGCCGTAGAATCGTCACGGGATGCCATCTCTGCTGCTTTTGCAGTGGATTCAACCTCTTGGACAGGGATGTTCGGGCAGTTTTCTGCAAGCCATTTCCGACACTGACCAATGGCCTGAATATGGGAGTATATGTGTTTGATATCCCCAATGTCGCCGGATCTGTTCATCAGGTTATGTGTGACTTCAAGGAATATCTCACCGCTTATTTTTAGGTGGCTGGTTACAAAGGTGTCCAGCGTGTGGTTTACCACCCCTTCCAGCGAGTTCTCCACAGGGACTATCCCAAACCCCATGCGACCCCTTTCCACATTATCGAAAACTTCTGGAATAGTACGCACAGGCACAAGCTCTGCGGAAAGTCCGAATTGTTTCAACGCTGCTAGGTTTGTGAAGGTTCCCTCAGGACCGAGGTAGCCGACCTTTTGCACTTCCTCAAGAGAGAGGGAGGCGGATATTATTTCGCGAAAGACAGCCTTAAGTGCATCATTTGGGAAGGGACCGCTATTTATGCTTGTAAGTCTTTCGAATATCTTTTTCTCTCTGGATGGCACATAAAGAGGAGCACCTTCGGCTTTTTTTATTTCGCCGATGGACATAGCCTCTTTTGCACGCTTGTTGAGGAGTTCCAGTATCTCTTTGTCGATGGTATCGATATTTATTCTGTGAGTATCTAGTTCTTTCATGAACGATAAGATATCAAAGAAATCACCCACTGGCAAGCAGTACAGTTGCTCTCCAGCGAAAAAAGTTTAATGTCACATCGATTCGATAATTATATTAGATTTAGTTTATGTCTATAACTAAAGGTGCAGTTTATTAGGGTGAGATTCTATCCGTAATAAGGCATAAGCAGCTTTTGTCAGAGGTGTTGTTTTATGCATTACAGAAAAAAATTATCCACTGCATGTTGACATTATTTAAGAAGATAATTATAATCCTATTATCAGGCTGAGGTTGGTTTTATGAGAGACAAAGCACTGGCAATGCTCAAGAGAAAGATTTATCTGGCAGACATATGCGATGAGCTCACCTGCGAAGAAGAGGCTGAGCTTGCAGAGCTGGACAAAGATTTTGAAAATATAAAATCCGCCCTTAACGAAGACGACAAGAATTGGCTCTATGATGGATTTGCAGTCTGGTATGACAAATTTATGGACATGGAAACAAAGATGTTCATAAAACCGAGAGGAGGCTGATATGAAAGAGAAAGCTCTTGAAATGCGAAAGGAAATACTCCCCATGAAAGATGTTTATGAACAGCTTACACTTGACGAAAGAGAAGAGCTTGCGCTGAAACAGGAAGAGCACGACAAGCTTTATGCCCGGCTCTCCGATGCTGATAAAAGCTGGTATGAAGACAACTTTGCAGCTTGGTATACAAGGTATCTTGAGGTAGAAACCAAGATATTCATTAAACCCTGCGAAGGCTAAACATAAAACACAGACGGCTTGATCTGTTTCAGGCAGGTGAGAGCTTGACGACAGTTGTGCATCTCCGTGAGACTTGAAATGCCGTTTAATAATAAACTTTTTTTAGGTAAAGCCCTGCGGCGTGTGCTGTGGGGCCCGCTTTTGACCGGTCTCTCCCTTCGATGGCCTCTTTTATGTACTCATCTCCGTAACCCTTACGCAAAGCTTCCACCACTGTTCCGGCTA
This window of the Denitrovibrio acetiphilus DSM 12809 genome carries:
- the cmk gene encoding (d)CMP kinase translates to MIIAVDGPAGSGKSTVSKEVAKRLGITFLDSGALYRTCAYIKLTHKMSDEELIRTVRNAKMAFSKDGSLNLTINDKTENVSGKIRTPQVAEAVSSVAAMPEIREAVTNQLRQMSETDSVIMDGRDIGTCVFPNADYKFYLSASSLERAKRRMKDYEAQGIEMSINELVREIDERDRKDSEREHAPLKKADDAIEIDTTHLTIEEVISIIAAKTTN
- the aroA gene encoding 3-phosphoshikimate 1-carboxyvinyltransferase, whose product is MKKFKKVKSIKGTVRVPSDKSISHRSFMLLSMAKGRGRVIDPLLSADTKATMAAMRAVGVQFEETVNGFVITSDGYQNFKEPSDVIDCMNSGTSARLLTGVFAPTNKYYVLTGDNSMRKRPMDRVILPLTEMGAKFAARDNGSKLPLTILPSVTNPVELTASTKSAQVKSAILLAGVQTEGVTTYTEKAVTRNHTEIMLSALGANLTVDGLKISVEGAADLRSIDVVVPGDFSSAAFFLGGTLMFDNSELILENVGLNPTRSGMLNVLTQMGVKYEIDSERGGAEKLGDICIKSQSFEGCTIDGDIVANMIDELPMVATLGLFANSPVTIRNAKELRVKESDRIEATLYNLRQLGAEVEEYEDGMKVYPIKSVNDKAELKAFDDHRMAMIAIMLAKRFGGNITVDDMQCVDVSFPTFIETFESLEQ
- a CDS encoding prephenate dehydrogenase; the encoded protein is MMFKHIAFAGLGLIGGSLALSFAERGVKLSAYDLNTDTLAKAVKTGLFEYATDDIDELLSLDFDLLYICLPVRSACEFITELGRRKFTKPVTDASSTKADVAGAAKQAGITFCGGHPIAGKEVSGFTNAEAGLFKGAYHILTPLSPEFDTQALRELHEAAGMKVTIMEPEQHDRTFGLVSHLPHITAFAMVQTVSAVDIDALNYTGAGFKDFSRIAASDPRMWTDIFLENDKNMIDLIDSYIAEMERWKNAIQNSDEKAMYQMIEHAAELRRRLS
- the aroF gene encoding 3-deoxy-7-phosphoheptulonate synthase: MIIVFKKGTEKENIANVQKKLESYGFKVHLSEGVETTIMGAIGDESTLRDKPLSSFPGVEKVVPIVKPYKLVSKDFRKEDTVIDVKGIKLGGGNVVVMAGPCSVEGRDMLFEIAGRASKAGAKILRGGAFKPRTSPYAFQGLGEEGLKYLREAADAHGMLVITELMDPRDIDLICKYTDIIQIGARNMQNFRLLRDLGELRKPVMLKRGLCATMKELLMAAEYVAAGGNNEIILCERGIRTFETETRNTLDLSAIPVLKSLTHLPVVADPSHGTGRRDCILPMSQAAVAAGADGIIVEVHNCPEEAMSDGDQSILPDDFDILMKRIDIIAQTIGKTLNK
- the hisC gene encoding histidinol-phosphate transaminase — its product is MIDYSKLAGQSISALTPYKPGKPVKELERELGVTNSVKLASNENPLGCSPKVIAALNEFMPEISRYPLGDAFYLRKAVSEHYGISGDRLLFGTGSNEIIELAIRTFLAEDECVLSPSPSFSVYGIISQAAGKSCKWVPVNDAFKCDFEALANAITDKTRMVFLANPNNPTGEYFTAEELEAFMQKVPEDVIVVMDEAYIEYADAPDFPDTLKMLDKYKNMFLMRTFSKAYGLAALRAGFVIACEEAIDMMNRVRQPFNTNMAAQVAAEAAIKDQTHLKAVLAENQRGKEFLYSEFEKLGLKYVPTQANFILVNVGNGEKVFDNLLKQGVIVRFFGSGLAEWIRVSIGTMEENAIFIEKLKEVL
- the pheA gene encoding prephenate dehydratase; the encoded protein is MKELDTHRINIDTIDKEILELLNKRAKEAMSIGEIKKAEGAPLYVPSREKKIFERLTSINSGPFPNDALKAVFREIISASLSLEEVQKVGYLGPEGTFTNLAALKQFGLSAELVPVRTIPEVFDNVERGRMGFGIVPVENSLEGVVNHTLDTFVTSHLKISGEIFLEVTHNLMNRSGDIGDIKHIYSHIQAIGQCRKWLAENCPNIPVQEVESTAKAAEMASRDDSTAAIASEMAVLKYSLRFVERSIEDNSSNYTRFLIIGDFEPLPTGNDKTSIVFAAAHKAGSLYEVLSIFARKNINMTKIESRPSRQKAWEYVFFVDLDGHKDDEPIAEALNELIEHTAFVKVLGSYPKGEK